The following coding sequences are from one Formosa haliotis window:
- the ribD gene encoding bifunctional diaminohydroxyphosphoribosylaminopyrimidine deaminase/5-amino-6-(5-phosphoribosylamino)uracil reductase RibD — protein sequence MKIHEKYINRCIEIAKNGLGTTRPNPMVGCVIVHNNTIIGEGFTSPYGGPHAEVNAIQSVSNKALLQTSTLYVTLEPCSHFGKTPPCSDLIIKHNIPNVVIGTIDDHSLVAGQGIKKLKDAGCHVIVGVLEAECKAHHKRFFTFHNKKRPYIILKWAQSADGFISPKTKDENKPVWITNTYSRQLVHKWRAEEQAILVGTQTVLDDNPSLTVRDWTGINPIRIVIDRVEKLPKTATIFNTEAETIALTKNELDFEKPLAFQICELLHERNINSIIIEGGSKSLQTFIDENLWDEARIFYGTTSFTNGTKAPTLKGKLKKETKILNDTLKYYTND from the coding sequence GTGAAGATACATGAAAAATACATAAATCGCTGTATAGAAATTGCCAAAAACGGACTAGGAACCACAAGGCCAAACCCTATGGTAGGTTGCGTTATTGTACATAACAACACCATAATAGGCGAAGGTTTTACAAGTCCATACGGTGGGCCGCATGCCGAAGTAAATGCCATTCAGTCGGTTAGCAACAAAGCGCTTTTACAGACATCTACCTTATATGTAACTCTAGAACCGTGTTCGCATTTTGGAAAAACACCGCCTTGTAGCGACCTTATTATTAAACATAATATTCCTAATGTTGTTATTGGAACCATAGACGACCATTCGCTGGTGGCTGGCCAAGGTATAAAAAAGCTAAAAGATGCAGGTTGCCATGTTATTGTTGGCGTTTTAGAAGCCGAATGCAAGGCGCACCACAAACGATTTTTCACGTTTCACAATAAAAAACGTCCGTATATTATCCTGAAATGGGCACAATCTGCCGATGGTTTTATTTCACCTAAAACTAAAGATGAAAATAAACCAGTATGGATTACAAATACATATTCCAGACAATTGGTTCATAAATGGCGTGCCGAAGAACAAGCTATTTTAGTTGGTACACAAACCGTTTTAGACGATAACCCAAGCTTAACTGTTAGAGATTGGACCGGCATAAATCCGATACGGATTGTTATCGATCGAGTTGAAAAACTACCAAAAACAGCCACAATTTTTAATACGGAAGCTGAGACGATAGCCTTAACTAAAAATGAATTGGATTTTGAAAAACCTTTAGCCTTTCAAATTTGTGAATTGCTTCACGAGCGAAATATCAATTCAATAATTATTGAAGGTGGTAGTAAATCCCTTCAAACGTTTATAGATGAAAATCTTTGGGATGAAGCTAGAATATTTTACGGCACAACGTCTTTTACAAATGGTACAAAAGCACCTACTTTAAAAGGTAAATTAAAAAAAGAAACAAAAATTTTAAACGATACTCTTAAATATTACACGAATGATTAA
- a CDS encoding low molecular weight protein-tyrosine-phosphatase, giving the protein MTKILMVCLGNICRSPLAEGILRSKLPYEDYVIDSAGTSSYHIGSNPDSRSIAVANKYGINISRLMGRQFTINDFDAFDIIYAMDSSNYNNILHLARNEKDKEKVKMILNEVYPNQNYDVPDPYYGGTNGFENVYKMLDEACDIIAEKLQ; this is encoded by the coding sequence ATGACTAAAATACTTATGGTTTGCCTTGGAAATATATGCCGATCTCCATTGGCAGAAGGTATTTTGCGTTCTAAATTACCATACGAGGATTACGTTATCGATTCTGCAGGAACGTCAAGCTATCATATTGGTTCTAATCCAGATTCTCGTTCTATTGCTGTAGCAAATAAATACGGGATTAATATCTCTAGATTAATGGGTAGACAATTCACAATTAATGATTTTGATGCTTTCGATATTATTTACGCCATGGACAGCTCTAATTATAATAACATCCTCCATTTAGCCAGAAACGAAAAGGATAAGGAAAAAGTTAAAATGATTTTGAACGAGGTATATCCAAATCAAAATTACGATGTACCAGATCCGTATTACGGTGGCACAAACGGTTTTGAAAATGTTTACAAAATGTTAGATGAAGCCTGTGATATAATTGCTGAAAAACTGCAGTAA
- the prmC gene encoding peptide chain release factor N(5)-glutamine methyltransferase → MRLKEIQHTFHKELDANYEPNEVDHFFFMICETWFNVTRLALALNPKRSINPEEYKKIHDALEALKAHKPIQYILKSTTFYGLEFQVSPSVLIPRPETEDLISWIIESYDALAKLRILDIGTGSGCIAISLAKHFKNAEVLAIDVSEDALQVAKQNADLNGVYITCIKADILNIDIENHPEFNEAFDVIVSNPPYVRQLEKPQMRANVLDYEPHLALFVDDQDPLKFYKAITELSKHNLVNQGELFFEINEFLGEDMIHLLEDHAFHEVELRQDLFKRNRMIKGKKHI, encoded by the coding sequence ATGAGATTAAAAGAGATACAGCATACTTTTCATAAAGAATTAGATGCCAATTACGAGCCTAATGAAGTAGATCATTTCTTTTTTATGATTTGCGAAACTTGGTTTAATGTTACGCGTTTAGCCTTAGCTTTAAACCCTAAACGCTCCATTAATCCGGAAGAATATAAAAAAATACACGATGCTCTTGAAGCATTGAAGGCGCATAAGCCTATTCAATATATTTTAAAATCTACAACCTTTTACGGATTAGAATTTCAAGTGAGTCCGTCTGTTTTAATTCCGAGACCAGAAACGGAAGATTTAATTTCATGGATTATAGAATCGTATGATGCACTTGCCAAATTACGAATTTTAGATATTGGTACAGGGAGTGGTTGTATTGCGATTTCTCTTGCGAAACATTTTAAAAATGCAGAGGTCTTGGCCATAGATGTTAGTGAAGATGCCTTACAAGTAGCGAAGCAAAATGCCGACTTAAATGGAGTATATATCACATGTATTAAAGCTGATATTTTAAATATTGACATAGAAAATCATCCTGAATTTAACGAGGCGTTTGATGTTATTGTGTCTAATCCGCCCTATGTCCGCCAATTAGAAAAACCTCAAATGCGAGCAAATGTATTAGATTATGAACCGCATTTGGCATTGTTTGTCGATGATCAAGATCCGCTTAAATTTTATAAAGCTATAACCGAGTTGTCCAAACATAATTTAGTAAACCAAGGAGAACTGTTTTTCGAGATTAATGAATTTTTGGGTGAAGACATGATACATTTGTTAGAAGACCATGCATTTCATGAAGTGGAATTAAGACAAGACCTGTTTAAAAGAAATAGAATGATTAAAGGAAAAAAGCACATATGA
- the ligA gene encoding NAD-dependent DNA ligase LigA, which translates to MTIEAQIKQLREELNTYNYKYYVLDASDISDFEFDMKLKTLQDLEAKHPEFFDPNSPTQRVGGTITKNFNTVVHDHRMYSLDNSYSKDDLLAWEQRIKKMVDGPVSYTCELKYDGASISLTYTHGVFVKAVTRGDGVQGDDVTANVKTIKSVPLTLQGDVPEQFDIRGEIVLPFDGFNKMNEERIEIGEEPYRNPRNTASGSLKLQDSSEVAKRPLECLLYTIVGKHLNIQSQFEGLQKAREWGFKVPSAAKLVNSIDEVLEFISYWDTHRHDLPYETDGVVIKVNSFQHQEELGYTAKAPRWAMAFKFKAEQVSTRLNEITYQVGRTGAITPVANLEPVELAGTTVKRASLHNADQIAKLDVREGDEVFVEKGGEIIPKIIAVDITQRPADSQPTEYITHCPECHTELVRQEGEAQHYCPNYNGCKPQIVGRIQHFISRKAMDIDGLGGETVALLVNEGLIENYSDLYELTKEEVLPLERMADKSADNLINGIALSKAVPFERVLYALGIRYVGETVAKKLVKHFKTIDAIIEATEDELIAVDEIGIRIAQSVVEFFNSEANQHIINRLKGFGLQLEISAEILANQTDTLAGQTFVVSGVFTSVSRDELKKMIEDHGGKVGSSISSKTSFLVAGDKMGPSKRAKAEQLNISILSENDFLSLLKSE; encoded by the coding sequence ATGACGATTGAAGCACAAATTAAACAGTTACGCGAAGAATTAAATACATATAATTACAAATATTATGTTCTAGATGCTAGTGATATTAGCGATTTTGAATTTGATATGAAACTTAAAACACTTCAGGATTTAGAAGCTAAACATCCAGAGTTTTTCGACCCGAATTCTCCAACCCAACGTGTTGGAGGGACAATCACTAAAAACTTTAATACTGTTGTTCATGATCATCGCATGTACTCCTTGGATAATTCGTATTCTAAAGACGACTTGTTGGCTTGGGAACAACGCATAAAAAAAATGGTAGATGGACCGGTATCTTATACTTGCGAATTGAAATACGATGGAGCTTCCATCAGCTTAACTTATACCCATGGCGTTTTTGTAAAAGCAGTAACACGTGGTGATGGTGTGCAGGGCGATGATGTCACAGCAAATGTTAAAACCATTAAATCTGTACCATTAACTTTACAAGGCGATGTTCCAGAGCAGTTTGATATTCGTGGAGAAATTGTGTTGCCTTTCGATGGTTTTAATAAAATGAATGAAGAGCGTATAGAAATAGGAGAGGAGCCATACCGAAATCCAAGAAATACGGCTTCAGGAAGTTTAAAATTGCAAGATAGTAGTGAGGTTGCTAAACGACCATTAGAATGTTTGTTATATACTATTGTTGGAAAACATTTAAATATTCAATCGCAATTTGAGGGCTTGCAAAAAGCAAGAGAGTGGGGTTTTAAAGTGCCAAGTGCAGCGAAATTAGTAAACTCTATAGACGAGGTTTTAGAGTTTATTTCGTATTGGGATACCCATCGTCACGATTTACCTTACGAAACCGATGGGGTAGTTATTAAAGTCAATAGTTTTCAGCATCAGGAAGAATTGGGGTATACCGCAAAAGCGCCACGCTGGGCAATGGCTTTTAAGTTTAAAGCTGAACAGGTTTCTACCCGTTTAAATGAAATTACCTATCAGGTGGGGAGAACGGGAGCTATAACGCCTGTGGCTAATTTAGAACCTGTAGAGCTGGCAGGTACTACCGTAAAACGTGCTTCTTTACATAATGCAGATCAAATAGCTAAACTCGATGTGCGAGAAGGCGATGAGGTGTTTGTTGAAAAAGGAGGGGAGATTATTCCTAAAATTATCGCGGTAGATATCACTCAGCGTCCAGCAGATTCTCAGCCAACCGAATATATTACCCATTGTCCTGAATGCCATACCGAGTTGGTAAGACAGGAAGGAGAGGCGCAGCATTATTGTCCGAATTATAATGGGTGTAAACCACAAATTGTTGGGAGAATTCAGCATTTTATTTCGAGAAAAGCCATGGATATTGATGGTTTGGGAGGCGAAACAGTAGCTTTGTTAGTAAATGAAGGCCTAATAGAAAATTACTCTGATTTGTATGAACTAACCAAGGAAGAAGTGTTGCCTTTAGAGCGTATGGCAGATAAAAGTGCCGATAATTTAATTAATGGTATAGCTTTATCTAAAGCAGTGCCTTTTGAGCGCGTGCTGTATGCTCTAGGAATTCGATATGTGGGAGAAACCGTGGCTAAAAAGTTAGTTAAGCATTTTAAAACAATTGATGCTATTATAGAAGCGACAGAAGATGAGTTGATTGCTGTTGACGAGATTGGAATCAGGATCGCGCAAAGTGTTGTAGAATTTTTTAATTCTGAAGCCAATCAACATATTATAAATCGATTAAAAGGTTTTGGTCTACAATTAGAAATATCTGCAGAAATATTGGCTAACCAAACAGATACTTTGGCTGGACAAACATTTGTGGTTTCAGGAGTCTTTACTTCGGTATCTCGCGACGAGTTGAAAAAAATGATAGAAGATCATGGTGGAAAAGTAGGAAGTTCTATTTCTTCTAAGACGAGTTTTTTGGTTGCCGGAGATAAAATGGGACCGAGTAAACGGGCGAAAGCAGAACAGTTGAATATTTCAATTTTATCGGAGAACGACTTTTTATCGCTGTTAAAAAGCGAATAA
- a CDS encoding GNAT family N-acetyltransferase encodes MSLVKIREIQTKDNQAVAALIRHVLVEFGAPKVGTAYEDVALNDLFEAYNAPNMVYFVAEKAGKIIGGAGIAPLSGTEDVCELQKMYLAEEGRGQGVGAKLMGTCLEAAITLGFKSCYLETLPYMTSATALYKRSGFENLDGPMGNTGHYSCNVWMIKHL; translated from the coding sequence ATGAGCCTTGTCAAAATCAGAGAAATTCAAACTAAAGATAATCAGGCGGTCGCAGCGCTGATTCGTCATGTTTTAGTAGAGTTTGGAGCTCCAAAAGTAGGAACGGCATACGAAGATGTTGCGTTAAACGATTTGTTTGAAGCTTATAATGCTCCTAATATGGTTTATTTTGTAGCAGAAAAAGCAGGTAAAATTATTGGAGGTGCTGGTATTGCACCGCTTTCTGGAACCGAAGATGTTTGCGAACTTCAAAAAATGTACCTGGCGGAAGAAGGCAGAGGGCAAGGTGTTGGCGCAAAGCTAATGGGCACCTGTTTGGAGGCAGCCATAACATTGGGGTTTAAATCTTGTTATTTAGAAACACTACCTTATATGACTTCGGCTACAGCCTTGTATAAACGTTCTGGATTCGAAAATTTAGATGGCCCCATGGGAAATACAGGACATTATTCGTGTAATGTTTGGATGATAAAACACTTATGA
- a CDS encoding HAD family hydrolase, with product MIKTIIFDFGDVFINLDKVGAINTALEHFNIEAFPEEMTHINSLYEMGLISNDEFLDFYLNAYPEYDEETILKIWNCILKDFPHHRLEFLKALSESKKYKLILLSNTNNFHIDFVKSYLPFFNEFESYFDVFYLSHEINLRKPNADIFEFVIRENNLVPSETLFVDDMTENTVAAEKLGIHTWNIDPTKEDVTTLFETKKELFN from the coding sequence ATGATTAAAACTATAATATTCGATTTTGGCGATGTATTTATCAATCTCGATAAAGTTGGCGCCATAAATACAGCCTTAGAACACTTTAATATAGAAGCTTTCCCGGAAGAGATGACTCATATTAATAGTCTTTACGAAATGGGATTAATTTCTAACGATGAGTTTTTAGATTTTTATCTTAATGCGTATCCAGAATATGATGAAGAAACCATACTTAAAATCTGGAATTGTATTTTAAAAGATTTTCCTCATCATCGTTTAGAATTTTTAAAAGCACTTTCCGAGAGTAAAAAATATAAGCTCATATTATTAAGTAACACCAACAATTTTCATATAGATTTTGTAAAATCATATCTACCTTTCTTTAATGAATTTGAAAGTTATTTCGATGTGTTTTACCTCTCGCACGAAATCAACTTAAGAAAACCAAATGCAGATATTTTTGAATTCGTTATAAGAGAAAACAATTTGGTGCCATCTGAAACTTTATTTGTAGACGACATGACCGAAAATACTGTTGCTGCAGAAAAATTAGGAATTCACACTTGGAATATCGATCCTACCAAAGAAGATGTTACCACCCTTTTTGAAACTAAAAAAGAACTTTTTAATTAA
- a CDS encoding acyl-CoA thioesterase, with protein sequence MKIDEIQIRVRYGETDQMGVVHHGNYALYLEMARTEWLRALGVSYKEMEEQGVMLPVISMSLNYKKSAYYDEVIKVKTILKKRPGVKIDFDFEITNQEGELLVLANTVLAFINMKTKRPIKCPKYILDLIPE encoded by the coding sequence ATGAAAATCGACGAAATACAAATACGAGTGAGATATGGCGAAACCGATCAAATGGGGGTGGTTCATCACGGTAATTACGCGTTATACCTAGAAATGGCGCGGACTGAGTGGCTTAGAGCGCTTGGCGTGTCTTATAAAGAGATGGAAGAGCAGGGTGTTATGCTTCCTGTAATTTCAATGTCTTTAAACTACAAAAAATCAGCCTATTATGACGAGGTAATTAAAGTAAAAACTATATTGAAAAAAAGACCTGGTGTTAAGATTGATTTTGACTTCGAAATTACAAATCAGGAGGGTGAATTATTAGTTTTGGCAAATACCGTTTTGGCTTTTATTAATATGAAAACGAAACGCCCAATAAAATGTCCGAAATATATATTAGATCTTATACCTGAATAA
- the dnaA gene encoding chromosomal replication initiator protein DnaA gives MSVTAQSVWNNCLEFIKDNIQPQAYKTWFEPIAAVKLTDNALSIQVPSKFFYEWLEEHYVKILKVALTKELGEKAKLVYIIKMENTYGNKQPFTERIPSSSRSSVKPQDVDIPLNNKNPELRNPFIIPGIRNVKIESQLNPNYSFENFLEGDSNRLARSAGLAVAAKPGGTSFNPLLVFGGVGLGKTHLAHAIGVEIKDKYPEKTVLYISAEKFTQQYIDSVKKNNRNDFIHFYQIIDVLIIDDVQFLSGKTGTQDVFFHIFNHLHQNGKQVILTSDKAPVDMQDIEQRLLSRFKWGLSAELQSPDFETRVSILNNKLYRDGVEMPEEIIEYVAKHIKSNVRELEGAIISLIAQSSFNKKEINLDLAKQIVEKFVKHTKREVSIDYIQKVVSDYFQMNVDTLQSKTRKRHIVQARQLAMFFAKKYTKASLASIGSQIGKRDHATVLHACKTVDNLSTTDKQFKKYVEDITKKLSV, from the coding sequence ATGAGTGTAACTGCGCAATCGGTATGGAATAATTGTCTAGAATTCATAAAAGATAACATCCAACCGCAAGCTTATAAAACTTGGTTTGAACCCATTGCCGCAGTTAAATTAACGGACAATGCTTTAAGCATACAAGTACCAAGTAAATTCTTCTACGAGTGGTTAGAAGAACACTATGTTAAAATTTTAAAAGTAGCTTTAACAAAGGAATTGGGTGAAAAAGCCAAATTGGTTTACATTATTAAAATGGAAAACACTTATGGCAACAAACAACCTTTTACAGAACGTATTCCTAGTTCAAGCAGATCATCGGTTAAACCTCAAGATGTAGATATTCCGCTTAACAATAAAAATCCAGAATTACGAAATCCGTTTATTATCCCTGGAATTAGAAATGTTAAGATTGAATCGCAATTAAACCCTAATTACAGTTTCGAAAACTTTTTAGAAGGCGATTCAAATCGTTTGGCGCGAAGTGCAGGATTAGCAGTTGCTGCAAAACCAGGAGGAACATCGTTTAACCCACTACTCGTTTTTGGTGGTGTTGGTCTTGGAAAAACCCATTTGGCTCATGCCATTGGTGTAGAAATTAAGGACAAATATCCAGAAAAAACGGTTTTATATATTTCTGCCGAAAAATTTACGCAACAATATATAGACTCTGTTAAAAAGAATAACAGAAACGATTTTATTCATTTCTATCAAATTATAGACGTTTTAATTATAGACGACGTTCAATTCTTATCTGGAAAAACAGGTACACAAGATGTCTTTTTCCACATCTTTAATCACTTGCATCAAAATGGCAAGCAAGTTATTTTAACTAGTGACAAAGCTCCTGTAGATATGCAAGATATAGAACAACGTTTACTATCACGTTTTAAATGGGGCTTATCTGCAGAATTGCAAAGTCCAGATTTTGAAACTCGTGTTTCTATATTAAACAATAAACTCTACCGAGATGGTGTTGAAATGCCGGAAGAGATTATTGAGTATGTTGCAAAACACATAAAATCGAATGTTAGAGAATTGGAAGGCGCTATTATTTCGCTTATCGCACAATCGTCTTTCAACAAAAAAGAAATCAATTTAGACCTTGCCAAACAAATTGTTGAGAAGTTTGTAAAGCACACGAAACGTGAAGTGTCTATAGATTATATACAAAAAGTGGTATCAGATTATTTCCAAATGAATGTCGATACGTTGCAATCTAAAACTAGAAAGCGCCACATTGTGCAAGCCAGACAATTGGCCATGTTTTTTGCAAAAAAATACACCAAAGCCTCTTTAGCTAGTATTGGTTCGCAAATTGGAAAACGCGATCACGCCACGGTACTTCATGCTTGTAAAACGGTTGATAATTTATCGACCACAGATAAGCAGTTTAAAAAGTACGTTGAAGACATTACCAAGAAACTCTCGGTTTAA
- a CDS encoding IMPACT family protein has product MELQDTYKTIEKPSEETLFKEKNSKFFGYAFPVKTEDDVKDALETIKKQHHSARHWCYAYQIGTETISYRANDDGEPNNSAGMPIYGQIQSFEVTNILIIVVRYFGGVKLGVGGLISAYRTSAQLTLETCKIVEKTINIDYLIIFDYKNMNKVMRIIKEKNIDVINQKLELHCELTISVRKKDAEAIFNSFSILFEVEIKQL; this is encoded by the coding sequence TTGGAGTTACAAGACACATATAAGACCATAGAAAAACCATCTGAAGAAACGCTATTTAAAGAAAAGAATAGTAAATTTTTCGGTTATGCTTTTCCAGTAAAAACCGAAGATGATGTTAAAGATGCTTTAGAAACCATAAAAAAACAACATCATTCTGCCAGACATTGGTGTTACGCGTATCAAATAGGTACGGAAACTATTTCGTACCGTGCTAATGATGATGGCGAACCCAACAATTCGGCAGGTATGCCCATTTACGGCCAAATACAATCGTTCGAGGTTACAAACATTTTAATAATTGTGGTTCGGTATTTTGGAGGAGTAAAATTAGGAGTGGGCGGATTAATTAGTGCGTATAGAACCTCTGCCCAATTAACTTTAGAAACTTGTAAAATTGTAGAAAAAACGATTAACATCGATTACCTTATTATTTTCGATTATAAAAACATGAATAAGGTAATGCGTATTATTAAGGAGAAAAATATAGATGTCATAAATCAGAAATTAGAACTGCATTGCGAGCTTACTATTTCTGTAAGAAAAAAAGATGCTGAAGCTATATTTAATAGTTTCAGCATCCTTTTTGAAGTTGAAATTAAACAACTGTAA
- a CDS encoding TIGR00730 family Rossman fold protein — MKSIAVFCGSSEGNDPEIKFEAYQLGKTLAQQDITLVYGAAKIGIMGEVARGVLDLNGKVLGIIPGFLETKEIVHPKLSELIVTKNMHDRKVKMYEQSDGFMVIPGGFGTMDEFFEITTWGQLGLHTKPIGILNTNGYYDALLAQCKTMVDRGFLSQENLDAVVVDTTISGLLEKMNNYTPLPAPKWLNKERL; from the coding sequence ATGAAATCTATAGCCGTTTTTTGTGGATCGAGCGAAGGAAACGATCCTGAAATAAAATTTGAAGCCTATCAATTAGGGAAAACTCTCGCGCAACAAGATATTACTTTAGTATATGGAGCAGCAAAAATTGGTATTATGGGAGAAGTTGCTCGTGGTGTTTTAGACTTAAACGGTAAAGTTTTAGGTATAATTCCAGGATTTTTAGAGACAAAGGAAATTGTACATCCTAAGCTTTCAGAATTGATAGTAACTAAGAATATGCACGATCGCAAAGTTAAAATGTATGAACAGTCTGATGGTTTTATGGTAATTCCTGGAGGATTTGGAACTATGGATGAGTTTTTCGAAATAACCACCTGGGGGCAATTAGGCCTGCATACCAAACCTATAGGGATTTTAAACACGAATGGGTACTACGATGCTTTATTAGCACAATGTAAAACTATGGTAGACCGAGGGTTTTTAAGTCAAGAAAATTTAGATGCCGTTGTGGTAGATACCACGATATCTGGTCTTTTAGAAAAAATGAATAATTACACGCCATTACCAGCTCCTAAATGGTTAAATAAAGAGAGATTATAA